Sequence from the Deinococcus malanensis genome:
AAGCGGCGCGGGTCGCGGTTGCCACTGGCATACAGCAGGGTCACCCGGTCGCCGGGCTGGAGGGACACACCAAAAAGCTGCGTCTCTTCCAGCGCGATCCGCTCGAACATGGGCAGGGGCGTGTCATAGCGCAGCAACTCCTCAATGGCGAGGCGGAACAGCGGCAGGCTGTCCTCCCGGGGTGCGGCGTCCACCAGGGCCTGCCAATGCTCCGGCTGGCGCAGCAATGCCAGGACGCCAGCCGACAGGCCGTTGACACTGGCCTCATGACCGGCGTTCAGCAGCAGAATGCAGGTATCGATCAGCTCCTGTTCGGTCAGCCGGTCGCCGCCTTCTTCAGCCTGAACCAGGGCGGTGATCAGGTCATCCTGGGGCTGGGCCCGGCGCTGGGCTGCGAGCTCGCGCAGCAGGGCGCTGAAGTCCAGTACAGCCTGCTCGGCCTCGGCCTGTGCCCGGGGGGACACTCCAGGTTCGTATAGCTTCACGATGGCGGCCGACCAGGGCCGCAGATGGCCGCGGGCCTCCTCCGGCACACCCAGCAATTCGGCAATCACGGTCACGGGCAGGGGCTCGGCGTAGCGCTCCACCAGATCAAAGGAGCCCGCGCCGTGCAGGCCTGCAAGCTGAGCACCCAGAATATCCTCGATACGGCCCTGCAGACGTTCGACCCGGCGTGGCGTGAAAGCCAGCTGCACCAGCGAGCGCAGGCGGGTGTGCTTGGGCGGCTCGCTATCCAGCATGTGGTTGTTGTTGAAAGCGTCGAAATTGGCCTGACGCGGGTCGGCCGGGGGCCAGCCCAGTTCGTCGCGGGAATAGCGGTGCAGGGCGCTACGTCCGAATCTGCGGTCACGCAGGAGGGCACTGATGTCGGCGTGGCGGGTCAGCACCACTCGCCCCATACGCGGGTCATAAAAGACGGGCGCCGACTCACGCAGATCGCTCAGCAGTCCATAGGGATTGCGGATGAAGGCCGGGTCTTCCAGGGGTAAGGAGACCTCAGGCAGCCCGGCAACCTGACTCCTCACAGGAACTGCTGGCTTTTGACCCGGACCCCATCGGGCGTGGCGTCTTCAGCCGGTGCATCGGGATCGGTCTCCGACGGGTCCTGCCCCGTGTCACCCGGTTCGCGGTTCTGCGAGGCCAGTTGAGGCCGTTCCGCCATCCCTGGTGGGAGCATGGCGGCGTTCATCATGCGGGTCAATTCGCCGGGGCGTACGCCGGACGGCACCGGTCCATCTGGAAGCGGGGAGGGCGGCAGGGCGTCACTGGGCAGCAGCGCGCCTTCCGGCAGAACATGCTGGGTGGAAAGCTCGGTAAAAGAGGCCATCAGCGCGCGGTAGCCGCTGAGGAAATGGGCATATTCCTGTCGGGCCGCGGTGAGGCGACTGGTCAGTTCGGCATGACGCTCCAGGTAGGTGCGTTCCAGCGAGGCGAGGCGCTCGGCCTGAATGCGCTCACGTTCCAGAACCAGCTGGTGGTGCTGCGTTTCGAGTTCAGCGAAGCGGGTGCGGAACGCCCCCTCCAGGGCAGCCATGCGCGCGCCGTACTGCGCCTCGAGTTCCACATTGCGGGCCTCGGCTTCGCGTAGCAGGCTCTCGCGCTGGGTCGTGGCCTGAGCCACCAGTAGGTCGCTTTCCCGCACTGCGTTCTCGCGCAATTCGTGACCGATGCGCTCAGCCGCCACCACCGCGCGGCGGATTTCGTCTTCAGCCTGACGCTGCTCTTCTATCTGACGTTCGAGTTCCTGCAGGTACTCGCTCTGGGTGTGCTGGGTCTGCAGCATGTCCTCGAGCTGATCGGCAATCTGGGTCAGAAACGCCCGCACGCTGCCGCGGTCATAGCCGCCCAGCCGGGAGGGGAAATCCTGATGACGGATATCGAGGGGGGTAAGTTTCATGTAAACAGACTCCTTCCCACCCGGACCAGGGTGGACCCGGCTTCCACGGCCAGGGGATAATCGCCGCTCATGCCCATGCTGAGTTCACTCAGACCCAGGTCATGCGCGCGGCGCGCCGTGTCCTCGAACACCCGGCGGACCTGCGCTTCATCGCCTTCGGGTGCCATGACCATCAGCCCACGGACCATGAGACCGGTTTCACGGGCCCGGGTATAAAACCCGGTCAGCTGATCCGGGTCCACGCCATGTTTCTGCACCTCGCCATTGTGCACCTGAATCAGTACGTCCGGGGCCCGTCCCCAGCCCTGCGCTGCCTGAGCAATAGCCTCGGCCTGCCAGACTTCCTCCAGGCTATGCACCAGTGTCACAGGCCGCAGATACTTGACCTTGTTGCGCTGTAACGGGCCCAGGTAATGCCATTCCAGGTCCGGACGTGCCGCTGCCTTGTCACGCAACTCCTGCGCCCGGCCCTCGCCAAGAGGGAAGGTGCCGTACTTCAGGACGAACTGCTCGATGCTGGGAAAGTCCTGCCCCTTGGTGACCGCCACCAGTCGGGCACTTCCTGCCTCGCGGCCCGACGCGGCCTCAGCCTCCCGGATGGCCGCGAGCACCGCTGGCAGGCTCACAGAACCCCGCCCGTGACATCATGCATGCATAAGGAAAACACGGGCTATTCTCACCCACTGGCTGCCTCCGGCTCAACCCAGTGAGCAAACCCCCACCGGTGGGCACCAAAGCCGACAGAACAGCGCAGCAAACCTTCACCCTTCTCAGAGATGAAGCGGCAAGTGTGAGCAGAGCGTTTGCCGCGTTTCGCCCGGGCTCTCAAATGCCCGGGCCAGTTCAGGAACGATGAGGCTACTCTAGGAGAAGAATGCGACACCCCATGACTCTTGCCGTGACCGTCCTGATGGCTGCGCCTGCCGTGGCACAGACGGCCGGGACTGTGCAGGACATCACCATCGTCGGTACCAGCGAGCTGCTCGCCAATTTTCTGCGGGCCACCCTGACCGTTCAGCAGGGCGCACCGCTGTCCAGTGTCAACGTGCGGCAGGTCGAGCAGGAAGTAATTGCCAGTGGATATTTCAAGACGGCCGTGGCCGAACTGCGGACCGTGGGCGGCCGGGACACCCTGGTCGTGACCGTCACGCCCAACCCCACCATTTCCAGGGTCGATGCCACCGGGCTGACCTTCCTGCCAGCAGAAGGCTTCAAGAAATCAATTGGTGAACTGCTCAACGTTGCGCCGGGCGCCACGCTGAACACTCAGCGAATCGAGCAGGCCAAGGAAGCTCTGGCTCAGAACTACCAGAGCGAGGGCTACCCGTTCCAGCCCAGCATCAGCAGCGAGGTCAAGACCAACGCCGACGGCAGTGTCACCGTGAACTTCGTGGTCGATGAGGCCGCCAAGATCAGCCGTGTAGAGGTCAGCGGCGTGACCCTGCTGCCGCAGAGCACTGTTACCGGCATTTTCAAACCGCTCTATGACGCCAAGCGCTTCACCCCTGAAACCTTCTTCCAGGCTGTCGAAGGGCTGCAGCAGGCCTACACTGCGGCCGGAATCCTGCAGGCCGGGGTGGACAGCCGCAACACCACCCTGGAAAACGGCGTCCTGAAGGTCGCCGTGATCGAAGGCAAGGTCGCCGACCTCGACCTCAGCGACCTCGGCAACCCCCAGGTGACACTGCAGACCCAGCTGGGTCAACCCCTGAACCTCGAGCGCCTGCGTGCCGACGTGCGCGCGCTGTCCAACCAGACCGGCAAGCCGGTGGGCTTCGCGATTCAGCCCAACCCTCAGGATCCGTCTCAGGTCACGGTGATGTTCGGTGCCGCTGATATTGCCACGGGTCCAGTGCGCAGCATCAGCGTGCGCGGCAACACCCTGGTGCCGAGCGCGACGCTGCTCGCGGCCGTCAAGACGAAGGTCGGGGACACTTACAGCCCGCAGCTGGCGCAGGACGACTTCCTGGCCCTGCGCGACGCGTACCGCAAGGCCGGCTACGAGATCAGCACCCGCGATGCCATCACCTTCCAGGAAGGCGCCCTGACCTTCAATGTCCGCGAGGTCAAGCTGGTCGGCTATGAGCTGCAGTGGCAGGGCAAGCACTCCACCCGCGACCGCGTGATTCTGCGTGAGCTGCCGGCGCCGGGCACCGCCTACAACCAGAAGACCATCCAGGAGGCGCTGGGGCGGATCAGCCGCCTGGGCTTCGTGCGTCCCGTGGGAGCCACGGTCAAGAGCGACCCTCAGAACCCCGAGAACGTCACATACGTACTGACCCTGACCGAGACCGCCAACGGTATCCCGGTCAACCTGGCCCTGTCCTACGACAGCCTGGCCGGTGGCCTGGGCGGCGAGGCCGGCTACAGCAACCCCAACGTGTTTGGTCTGGGCCACAACTTCAGCCTCAACGCCGGGGTACAGCAGAACGAAGCGCGGCAGAACTTCGTGGGCAATGCCAGCTACACCATTCCCTGGCTGGACCTGGACTTCCTGGACTTCCGCCGGACCCCCACCAGCCTGAGCTTCAACGTGGGCAGCAACGTCGCCGGGAACAATCCGGTGGTGCAGCCCGGCAACACCACCGATGCCGACAAGACCAACGACAGGGGCACCGACACCGGCTACGACTACACGGTGCGGACCACCGGCTTCAGTGTCAATGCCGGGCGCAACCTCTCGCAGTACCTGCGGGCCAATGTGGGCGTGGGCGTATCGCAGCGCACCTACTTCCTGGAGCCGGTGCAGAAGGCCGACAAGCCCGCCGAGGGCGTGACCCCCGAGGCCGCCGCTGCGCTGGTGCCCGACCGGTCGCTGACCACCAATCTGACGGGCGGCCTCAACTACGACAGCTCCGACAACGCGGAATTCCCTACCCGCGGCGTGCGTGCTGGCCTGAGTGCCACCTATTCCTTCGGCCGCAGCGGTGAGACCCCTCTGGGCTGGACCGACGTGCAGAGTGGCGCCAGCACCTACTACGGCTTTGGCCGCATCATGGAGAAATCTGGGGGCGCGACCAGCCGTCAGCAGGTCTTCGCCGTGCGTGCCAACGCCGGCACCACCTTCGGCAACTACCCCGAGGGCACCGGCTACTCGGTCGGCGGTGGCAGCAGCCCGGTGGCCGCCCGTCAGATCCGCGGCCTGGCAGACGGTGAACTGTTCGGCACGAACTACTTCACTACCAGCGCCGAGTACCGCTATGACTTCGGCCTGAACGCCGGGATTGCCCAGGGCCTTTACGGCGTCGTGTTTGCCGACGCTGGCAGTGCCTGGGGAACCACCAACAACCCCAACTTCGACCTGAAGTACGGCATCGGGGCCGGCGTGCAGCTTGACCTGGGCTTCGGCGGCGCGCGCCTGCCCAGCCTGCGCTTCGACTACGGCTTCAGCCCCCAGAACGGCAGCGGCAAGTTCTACTTCCGCCTGGGCAACTTCTGGTAACCACCTGACCTGAAGGGTGACAGTGTGCGGCGCGCCTTCCTGCGGGAGGGCGCGCCCGCTTTGCTGTGGTGTCCGGGCTGTGGAAAGGGCCGCCCGAGGTCCGCATGACTGCTGTGGATGTCAGGAGCCGCGCTAGCATGCCCGGATGACTGCCTCTGCCTGCCACTGCCCTTCTGGAGGCCCCCTATGGAAGGACTGATGCTGGCACGGGTCCTGCGTGACCTGCAGCCTCACCTGCCGGCCCGCACCCTGGGCTGGGCCTTTCCGGACGAAACGACGGCCGCGCTATTGATCGAGGGACTGGGCAATCTGGTGCTGTCCTACCGTCCTCCGCAGCCGGTGCTCTTCGTCTCCCGCGAGCGCCTGCGGGGCGATGCGCGTAGCCCCTTTCAGCGCTATCTGGCCGCGCGGGTCCGGGGGGACCTTTCGGCGGCAGGCCAGCTCAAGCTCGACCGGGTGGTGGCGCTGCACTTTGCAGGCGAGACCGGCTTTGTGGATCAGGCACCTACCCGGATCGTGTTCGAGGTGACCGGCCGCAACGCCAACGTTCTGGTCCTTGAAGATGGCGAGGGATTCAGCGGGCGCATCGTCATGGCCGCGCGCGAGATTACCGGCAGCCGCAACCGCTTCCGCACCATCCGCACAGGAGGTCAGTACAGTCCACCGCCGCCTTACGACAAGCTCGACCCGCGCACCATGAGCGACACCGAGGCTCAGGCACTTTCGGGCCTGCCACTGGGCCGTTGGCGCGAGAAGGTGGACGGACTGGGGCCGCTGCTGAGTGCCGAGCTGGCCCGGCGGGCCGGACTGCCCTTCTCCAGCCCACCGGGCGACGCCTGGCCCCAGGCGCTGGCGGCCCTGCGTGACGTGGTGGCCGATCCCACCGTCAGCGAAGGGGTCATGCACGGCGGCGCCCGCGAGGCTGCGCGCACCGAGAAAGCGGCGGCGCTGCGCAAGGCCCTGCGTGAACCTCTGGAAAAGCGGGTGACGCTGCTGACCAACCAGCTCAGTGACGTGACGCGCGCCGAGGAAGGTCTGGAGGCTGCGGTACAGGACCGGGAGGAGGCAGATCTGCTGATGGCCTACGCCCACACCATCGAAACCGGCAGCCATGTGGCGGTCCTGCCCGCCTTCGATGGCAGCGGGGAGCGGCCTGTCAGCCTGGAACCGCAGCTGAGCGCCATCCAGAACGCCGAGAAGCGCTACACCCGGGCGCGGCGCCGTGAGGAGGTCTACGAGCGTCTGGCTGAGCGTGAGCCGGTGCTGCGTGCCGAACTGGACGAGGCCCGCGCCCGCGTGTATCAGCTGGAGCAGGCAGAACTGGAAACCCTGGAAGCGCTTGGAGCCCAGCTGCAACAGGAGCGCCCGGAAAAAAGCCAGTACGGGGCGCGTTTCACGACTCCCGGCGGCTTCGAGGTGCTGGTGGGCCGCAACAACAAGGAGAACGCCACCCTGACGCACCGGGTAGGCCGCTCACTGGACTACTGGTTTCATACCCAAGGATACCCGGGGAGTCACGTGCTGGTACGCACGGGGGGGCGTGAACTGCCTCTTCCGGACATTCTGTATGCCGCGCAGCTGGCCGCCGCTCACAGCAAGGCGCGTGGCAGCACCAACGTGGCCGTGGATTACACCCGCATCAAGTACGTCTGGCGTCCCAAAGGAGCACCGGCCGGTCAGGTCCACTACACCGACCAGAAGACCGTCTGGGTGGACGGGGTGGCACCGGAAGCCTGAACAGCTGCTCTGTCCCTTCCTGGCGAAACCTTGAACGCATCTGCAAGACAGCGCCCCGCGGGCAGGTACAATGCTGCGTTGTGGAACGCATCATGTTCAGGGCCAAGATTCATCGCGCAACCGTGACCCAAGCGGACCTGGATTACGTCGGCAGCGTGACCATCGACCAGGACCTGCTGGATGCCGCTGACATCCTGGTAAACGAGAAGGTCGATATCTGGAACATCACCAACGGCAACCGCCTGCATACCTATGCGCTGAGCGGTCCGCGCGGCAGCGGGGTGATCGGCATCAACGGGGCGGCGGCTCACCTGATGCGGCCAGGGGACATGGTGATTATTGCGGCGTTCGGAAACTTTACCGAGGAAGAGGCCCGCGTCCTGGAGCCCAAAGTGGTTCTGGTTGACGCCAGAAACCGCCTGCTGGAACTGCAGCCCGCCTGAAGGCAGAAGGCCTGACCTGCGACCTGCTCTGAACGCCGCCAAAGACCGTCCCACCCGGTGGCGGGGGACGACAAGCGCCGTCCCGGCTGCTACCATCAGGGAATGTGGCAACGCTCACCCTGGCCCTCCAGCCTGACGCTGGTAGGGGCAGGCCTTCTGGCGGCAGGGACCCTGACGCGCAGCACGCCGCTGATGGCTGGCGCCGCCCTGGTGATGGCGCTGTCGGCACCGGTGGAGGTGCCGGTCAAGCGTCTGGCGGTGCTGGCGGCCTATCCGGCGGCCTTTGTCCTGACCCTGATGTGGCCTGGGACAGACCTGGGGGCAATGGACGTGCTGGGCGCCCTGCTGGTCAGTGGTGGAGTAGGTACCCTGGTGGTGCGCCGGCAGCAGGCGGTGCAGGACGAGCACTGGCAGCAGCGGGTCGTGACGGCCCTGCACCAGGGCAGCCAGCATCTTTCCGAGGCCCGGGATTCGCGGGGCATGATCCGTGCTGGGCTGGACACACTTGACGCCCTGAAGATCGCGCCTCATCTGGCGTTTGTTGCCTACCGGGGCGGCACCCCGATGATTCTGGCGGGGCGGGGTGCCTACCGCGCGGTGGTGGATACGCCGATTCATCCGTCAGACGCAGAGACGGCCAGCCACAGTGTGCAGACTGATCACCTTGTGGCCGAGCAGGCGCTGGCCCTGCTGCCGCCCGAGGACCGGCGGCACACCCACATGGCGCCGGTCTACGGGCACGCCGGGGTGCACCTTGGCATCCTGCTGCTCAGCCGCTCGGAAGACCTGCCATTCACCCCGGAAGAACACAACGCCGTACAGGCGTTCGCCCGGCTGCTCGGTGGACAGCTTGGGCAGTGGCAGGCCATCTGCGACCTGCGCGAGGCCAACGATCAGACGCTACGGGCCCTGGGAGCCGCCCTGGAGCACCGGGACGACAACACGGGCGGTCATACCGGCCGGGTCGTGGGGCTGTCCATCCGGCTGGCCCGGCACCTGGGCTGGAACGAACGCCAGATACACGCGCTGCGCTGCGGCGCTTATCTGCATGACCTGGGAAAGATCGCCATCCCCGACCACATCCTGCACAAAGCCGGTCCTCTGAACGAGGAGGAAAGGCGGATCATCCAGACCCACGCGGCCCGCGGTCACGACATGCTTCAGGACCTGCAGTTTCTGCCGGCTGAGACCCTGGATCTGGTGCGCTATCACCACGAGCGCTGGGACGGACACGGCTATCCGGCGGGGTTGCGAGGCCATCAGATTCCCGAGGTGGCGCGGCTGTTCAGCATCATTGACGTGTACGACGCCCTGACACATGCCCGGCCCTACAAGGCGGCGTGGTCCCGCGCCCGGGCGGCGCAGGAACTCCGGCAACAGGCGGGCCGGCAGTTTGACCCTGCCTATGTCGAGGCTTTTCTGGAACTGATCGTGGAGCGCGACGAGGCTCAGCTGGTCAGCTGACCCGCTCCACAGAACCTCCGAAGTTCAGGGGCTCAGGGCCTGCAGATCTGCACGGGTCGGCGCGTAGGCGCCGGCGCGCGCACAGGCCGCCGCTGCCGTGCGCAGGGCGAACTGCAGGTGCTCGGTCCACAGGGCCTGGGGGCGGTCCGTGGCACTGACCAGCAGTCCGGCACACAGCGCGTCTCCTGCGCCGACGGTATCGACCACCGTCACCCTGACGGCCGCGACATCGGCCCGGCCAGCCGAGTGGTAGAGGGTAGCCCCTGCGCCGCCGCGGGTAATCACGATGGGACAGCGGGCGTTCATGCCACGCAGGTCACGCAGGGCGTCGGCCTCGCTGAGGCCCGGGAAGAAAAACCGCAGGTCCTCGTCGCTCAGTTTGATCAGGCTGGCCTGACGGGCCACCCGCGCGAAGACCGCCGGGTAGTCCGGATGCCGATGGGTGATGCGGGCATTCGGGTCGAAACTGATCCTGACCCCAGCCGAAGCGGCCCGGTCCATCAGGGTCAGCAGGGTATCGGCCAGGGGCCAGCGGCTCAGGCTGATTCCGCCCAGATGCAGCCAGCGCGCGTGGGTCAGCCAGCCTTCAGGCAGTGCCGCCGGGTCGAACTGCAGGTCAGCGCTGTTTTCACCCAGGAAGCGGTAGGCCGGTGGCTGGATGCTGTACACCACCGCCATCAGGGTCGGGGCGTCCACGCGCTGAAGGAAGCGCAGGTCGAGCCCGGACTCCACGCTGGACGCCTGAAGGTCATCCCCGAAGTTGTCCAGGCCGATGGCACCGGCAAACGCACTGGGAATTCCTAGCCGGGCACAGGCACGGGCCACGTTCCAGCCCGCTCCACCCGGGTGGGCGGTCCAGTTCTGGCCACCGGCGGTCACCAGATCGGTAAGGGCCTCTCCGGCGCTGACGATGAGTGGCCATGTCATGGTGGCATGCATGGTAGCGCCTGCTGTGGCTGTGCCCACCTCAGCCGGCGCTGCCCGTCTGGACCGTCAGGTCATACAGCGAGACCGCCCAGCTCTTGACGACGCGGTCTGCCACGTGCCGGAAGCCGAAGGTCTCGTACACGGCGCGCAGTCTGGGCCTTTGGGTCGCGGTATCCAGCCGCAGATGGGGTCGCCCGCGCAGGGCGGCCTGCTGTGCGGCGTGTTGTAGCAGCGTCTGTGCCAGTCCCTGGCCCTGGACTTCAGGATGCACTGCCAGCTTATGCAGGTACAGGGCTTCTCCTGCCGGAGCTTCAGGCCAGAACAGGGGGTCGTCTTCAAGAAGCACATAACAGCCGACTGGCCGGTCTGACTGCCAGGCCACGTGCCATCCGTGCTCCGGGTAGTACCGGCCCAGCCGGTCGGGTGTCAGGCTCGCGGGGGGCCAGAGTTCCTCGCCGCGCTCAACGCGGTCCAGTGCGCTGGCCATCAGGACACTGGAGGCGGCCTGCACGTCGCCACGGGTGTAGGTCAGCAGAGGTGGAGACAGAAGCATAGCCCCAGTCTGACTCAGGTGCCCAGTTGCGGGGCGGGTTCGATGCCCGTCGCATAGATCTCGGCGCCGCGCAGTTCCAGGCGCACCCGGGGCAGCGGGCCGTTGGCCTTGCCGAAAACCGCAGCCCCCGCCCGCAGAGGGTCAAACACGCTGTAATGGCAGCGGCAGCCCAACTGCGGATGCTGTTCACCGCGAGGGGGCCGGTAATTGAAGGCAAAGGCCAGCACTTCAGGGTCCCGTACCAGATTCACGGCGCAGCCCAGATGGGTACACACCCGCGAGAAGGCCACCAGATGTGTGGCCTCTGACACCTGCAGCCCACCCGGGACCGCCTGTGGTACCCGCAGCAGCGTGCAGGGACGCCCGGCGTAGGTGAAGTTCACCTCGGCCCAGTCCCGGGGTAGTGCCGCCAGTGCCGCGGCGCGCATGGCTGGCCCTGGCTGAAAACCGGGTTCACCGGCGCCGCGTTTGCCCAGCGTGACCCGGGAGGCGTACCAGCCCATAAATCCAAAGGCCCCGGCTGTGCCCGCCACCGGCAGCACCCACCAGCGTTCCAGCAGGGCCCGCCGGGTCAGCCGCTTTGCACCGGTGGGGGTGTGAGGTGCCGGGTGGTCCGGCAGGATTACTCACCTTCCTTCTGCCAGCGCTGCATCAGGTCCAGCAGGCCGTTCAGCTGCGAGGCACTCAGGTCGGGGAACGCCGGCATGGCGCCGCGTCCCTGCACGGTGATCTGGCGCAACTGCTCGCGGCTGAGTGTGCTGGCCCGCAGGCTAGGGCCCAGGCCCCCGGCTCCGGTAGGTCCATGACATGAGGCGCAACTGGCCGCGTAGGTACGCAACGTGGGGTCTTTTGTGTTCTGCCGCGCACGGATGGCGGTAATCATCTCGTCGGCGTCTCGGCCCTTGGGATCCAGGGTGCGGTAGCGCTCCAGTGCGGCCAGAGCGTCGTTGTCCTGGCCGAAGCGCGCGAAGGCAAAGCCCAGCAGCAGGTGCGATTCTGCTTCCTCGGGGGCCAACTGGGCGGCCGTCCGGATCAGCAGCGCGGCTTGATTGGCTTCGTCGGGACTGAGTTCGCGTCCGGTACGCTCACCCCCGGTCAGCAACAGGATGCCCAGCCTCCGAAGCGCCTCCGGCTGACGCGGATTCAGCTTCAGGGCGTTGCCGTAGGCGGCCAGAGCCTGGTCATAGGTACCGGAATCGAAAGCCGCCTTTCCCCAGGCCATGTATGCACTGGCGTCCTGGGTACGTTCGGCTTCAGCTTTCAGCCGGGGCAGATTCAGGACTGCCAGCACGTCCTGGGCTTCACCCGCGTCCAGCGACTTGAGCTGCCAGCGGGGAACGAAAGTCACCGCGCCCGCCACCGTGAGCAGCGCTGCCAGGGCCACACCGGTCAGCGCCATCCGGCGAGTCCTCCCAGCGTGTGACCGGGGAGCCGGAGGCAGATTGTCCAGCTCACGCAGCGTCAGTGCCGCACGCCGTTCCAGATCCGGACGCCGGGCTTCGTCCGTCAGGTTGCCCAGTTCGCTGTACAGCCGGTCACGCTCGGCTTCCAGCGCGGCGCGGGGCACCGCATCAGGGTCCGGCGCCGTGCTGCCCCGCAGCGGCGAGA
This genomic interval carries:
- a CDS encoding Rieske 2Fe-2S domain-containing protein — its product is MLPVAGTAGAFGFMGWYASRVTLGKRGAGEPGFQPGPAMRAAALAALPRDWAEVNFTYAGRPCTLLRVPQAVPGGLQVSEATHLVAFSRVCTHLGCAVNLVRDPEVLAFAFNYRPPRGEQHPQLGCRCHYSVFDPLRAGAAVFGKANGPLPRVRLELRGAEIYATGIEPAPQLGT
- a CDS encoding c-type cytochrome; protein product: MILSVILLFLIVVAAGVLMLSPLRGSTAPDPDAVPRAALEAERDRLYSELGNLTDEARRPDLERRAALTLRELDNLPPAPRSHAGRTRRMALTGVALAALLTVAGAVTFVPRWQLKSLDAGEAQDVLAVLNLPRLKAEAERTQDASAYMAWGKAAFDSGTYDQALAAYGNALKLNPRQPEALRRLGILLLTGGERTGRELSPDEANQAALLIRTAAQLAPEEAESHLLLGFAFARFGQDNDALAALERYRTLDPKGRDADEMITAIRARQNTKDPTLRTYAASCASCHGPTGAGGLGPSLRASTLSREQLRQITVQGRGAMPAFPDLSASQLNGLLDLMQRWQKEGE